In Chitinophagaceae bacterium, the genomic window GGCAATAAAATCGTTTTCGGCATCTTCGGCCAAGATGGCTTTTAATTGTTCTATTTCTTCCGGGCTGGCTTCGCCGGAAAGTTTACGGGAAAAGAGATAATATAGTTTTGACGAATTGTTCAAAGCAGTAGCTTATATGTATAAGACAATAGAAAAAGGGTTTACCCTTAATTGCTTTTAACTTTTTTGTAAAAAAGTTTAAGATCGGGCTTTTTTAGAAAATCGTCTTTCATAAACAGAAAAATCCTTTTGATGGCAAGGGCCATTTGGGCCTCAACGGTTTTTGGGGAGATGTTGAGTATTGCTGCAACCTCTTTATATTTTAAGCCATCTTCCCTTATGAGTTTAAAAACAATTTTGCAGCGTGGGGGAAGGGTTTCTATGGCCTGGTAAATTTTTTTAAAGGTTTCTTTTTCAATAATGCTATCTGCAGGGTTTTCAGTGAGCTCTATGTCAATATCGCCAAAGGGTTCGGTAATATTTCGGCGGGCTTGCTGGGCTATATAGTTGAGGGTAGTATTTTTAATTGCGGTGTATAAATATACTTTCAGGTTTTGGATTTGGGGGGCATTTTTATGGTTGCGCCATATTTTAATAAATACATCTTCTGTTACTTCCTCTGCCCACTGTTTATTTTTACAAATAGAATGAGAAAATTGGAACAGCTTGGTATAATAATGCATGTAGAGTTTGCGAAAAGCACCCTCATCCTGCATAGCAATTAGCGGAAGCAGGTTTAATATTTCATCTTCAGAAATAGGGCAGCCTGATGTCATGTTTTTATTTTACCCTTATGAAGGTACTGTTTTTTACAAAACCAGCCGCTAATCTTTCTCCTTAATAAAATCCAAAACCGCTAAACTTTTTATTATTAAATTTTTTTAATTAAAGAATTTTAAAAGCGTTAATCTACCATAGTAATTTTAATGGTATTGGTATTAAGGTGGAGTTTTACCGGGATGCTGCCGGTATTTACTACAATATCCCCTTTTTTTAAATATCCCCTTTCTTTAAGGATATTTATCTGGTCAAAAATTATATCATCAATACTCACTTCTTCATTATAAAACAACCCACGTACGCCCCAGCTTAAACTCAATTGGTTTATGAGAGTGCGTTCTTTACTAAAAATAAATAAAGGTGATTTTGGCCGGTAGCTACTGAGCATAAAGCCGGTATAGCCGCTTTGCGTCATACCAATAAGTGCATCTGCTTTTGCATCCTGCGCAAGTTTGCAGGCATTGTAACATATGGCATCGCTAATAAAAGAAGGTGAATGTGGTTGCGGCGCAAGTAAATCTTCACGGTTGTAATGGTATAAAGTGCTTTCTACATATTGAATAATCCTTGTCATGGTTTCTACAACCAGTTTTGGATAAGCGCCTGTGGCCGTTTCGCCGCTAAGCATTACGGCATCGGTGCCTTCCAGCACGGCATTGGCTACATCGGTTACTTCGCTACGGTTGGGTTTGGTACGGTCTATCATGCTCTCCATCATTTGGGTGGCTACAATTACCGGTTTTGCCCTGCGTATGCATTTGCGAATAATATCTTTTTGTACAATAGGTACTTGTTCAATGGGAATTTCAACACCCAGGTCGCCACGGGCAATCATTATGGCATCGCTGGCCAAAATAATATTGCGGATATTTTTTACCGCTTCGGGCATTTCTATTTTAGCAATAACCTTAAGCTTGCTGCTTTTTTGTTTTATTCTTTGCTTTAAATCAAGTATATCTTCTTCTTTTCGCACAAAAGAAAGGGCAACCCAGTTAATTTTTTGCTCAATAATAAATTCCAGGTCGGCTAAATCTTTTTCAGTAAGTGATGGTAAAGAGAGGGTGCTGTCGGGAAAGTTTACTCCTTTTTTGGGAAGTAAAGTACCGCCAAGTATAACGCTTACAGAAATTTCTTTTTCATTCAATATTTCTTCTACTTTAATTTCCATTTTGCCATCATCGAGAAAAATGCGTTCGCCCACTATTACATCTTTGGTAAGATTGGGGTAGGAGATATAAATTTTATCTTTTGTGCCCACTTGTTTTTCGGTGGTAAAAATGAGTTTGTCGCCTGTTTCTAGGTGGATGCTTGCATCATGCAGTTCGCCCACCCTTACTTTAGGCCCTTGTAAATCACCAAGGATGCCAATATTATAGGGTTCTTCATTATTAATGCGGGTGATATATTTTATGATGGTTTTCTTATCGTCATTGGTGCCATGGGAAAAATTTAGTCGAAAAACATTTACGCCGGCTTTTACCAGCTCCAGCAGTTTTTCGTAGGTATCGCAGGCCGGGCCAACTGTAGCTACAATTTTAGTTCTTTTTTGGGCGTGTGCAATACCTGCTTCTTTATCCATCTCCTGGTACAGGTATTTGCTTATATTTTTATCTGTTGTATTCATTTACTGGTTTCTTTTTTTTTATTAAATTAGGAAGAAAGGATTTTTACAATTTTCATCCATTCTTCATTAATGCGTTGTTTCTTTTTCACGGCTTCGTTCAACGGTATGTAATTGATGCGGTTATTTACTATACCTACAAATACATTAAACCTGCCTTCCATTAGGCATTCTACAGCGTGGTAACCCATGCGGCTGGCAATTAATCTGTCAAAGCAGGTAGGGGAACCGCCTCGTTGTATATGGCCCAAAATACAAACCCGGGTATCCAGGCCGGGAATTTTTTCTTTAATGATTTTGTCAATATAATCTGCCCCGCCTTTTTCGCCTTCTGCAACAATGATAAGGTTTACTAATTTTTTGCGTTTTTCTTTTTCCTGTAAAGAAGCAATTAGGTTGTCAATATCTGTTTTCTTTTCGGGGATGAGGATATTTTCTGCACCGGTGGCAATGCCGCTGTGCAAGGCAATATAGCCGGCATCACGCCCCATTACTTCTATTATAAAAAGCCTGTCGTGGCTTTCGGCCGTATCTCTTATTTTATCAATTGCCTGAACGGCAGTGTTTACAGCGGTATCAAAGCCAATGGTAAAATCTGTACCGGCAATATCTTTATCAATGGTTCCCGGCAGGCCAATACAGGGAATATCAAATTCATTGCTGAAAGTTTGTGCACCCCTGAAACTGCCATCACCACCCAAAATTACCAGCCCGTTAATACCTCTCTTTTTTAAATTGTTATAAGCTTTTTGCCTGCCTTCTTTTGTAAAAAATTCTTTGGACCTTGCTGTTTTTAAAATAGTACCGCCTATTTGAATAATGTTGGCCACACTGCGGCTTTGCATTTGATGGATATCATCTTCTATCATTCCGCTGTATCCACGCACAATGCCAAATACTTCAATGCCATGGTAAAGTGCCGTACGTACTACTGCTCTTATGCCTGCATTCATTCCGGGGCTGTCGCCACCACTGCACATTACACCTATTCTTGTTACTTTTTTTTCTGCCATAATTGGATTTACATTCTTTATTGTTTATTTATGAATAACAAGCATTTGCGTTTAAAAAAAATTAAAATTACATCCGTTCGGGCACTTTTATACCCAGTAAATGCAATGCGCTTTGCAGCACATTTGCCGTAAGCATTGCCAGCCTGAGCCTGAGTTGTTTTTTTTCATCAGTTTCTGCATGTGCAATGGAATGTCCTGCAAAGAACGAACTAAAAGTTTTGGCCAGTTGGTATGCATATACTGCTATTGCAGATGGGTTGTATTCATTTGCAGCAGCAGTAAGTACAGATGGATATTGTTCCAGTAAAACAACCAACTCTTTTTCCAGCGGTAAAAAAAATCCCCGGGTAATTTCTATTTTAGGTGCTTCGTTTTTTCTTAATACCGATTGTATCCTGGCAAAATTATACTGGATAAAAGGCCCGGTAAAACCATGAAAATCTATACTTTCTGCAGGATTGAAGAGCATCTTTTTTTTAGGGTCTACCCTTAATAAAAAAAACTTTAAGGCACCCAGGCCAATGGTAAGGTACAAGGTCTGTAACTCTTCGGCAGAAAAATCTTTTACTTTTCCCAGCTCATTGGTTTTTTGCGCAGCTTCTGCCTGCATTTCTGTTACAATTTCATCTGCATCTACTACTGTTCCTTCCCGTGTTTTCATGCGGCCACTTGGTAGCTCCACCATGCCGTAGCTTAAGTGATAAATCCCTTCGGCAGCTGGAATTTGCAACTTTTCACAAATGAGTTTTAATACTTTAAAGTGATAATTTTGCTCATCGCCAACTACGTAAATGCTTTTGTTGCACTGGTATTGTTTGTGTTTTTCGAGTGCAAGGCCAATATCCTGTGTAATGTAAACGGCTGTTCCGTCTTTACGCTGCACAATTTTTTCATCTAAACCATCAGCCGTTAAATCAATCCAAACGCTGCCATCCTCTTTTTTATAAAAAACATTTTTCTGCAGGCCCATTTGTACCAGTTGCTTGCCTAGTATATAGGTATCGCTTTCGTAGTACATTTTATCAAAATCGCTGCCAATGGTTTTATAGGTTTCATCAAAGCCTTTATACACCCAGCTATTCATCATTTCCCACAAAGCAATCACATCTGCCTTGCCGGCTTCCCAGTCAATAAGCATTTGCTGTGCTGCTTTTATTAAAGCCGTATTTTTTTCGGCTTCATCTTTGCTCATACCACTATCTGCCAGTTCTTTGGCCTGTTTATTATGTTCTGTTCCAAACAATACGTAATAATCGCCAACAAAATGATCACCTTTTGTATTGGTGCTTTCAGGTGTACTGCCATTTGCGTAAAGTTGCCAGGCAACCATACTTTTGCAAATATGGATGCCACGGTCGTTTGCAATGGAGGTTTTAATTACCTGGTAGCCGTTGTATTTTAAAATTTCTGCAATGCTCCAGCCTAAAAAATTGTTTCTTAAATGGCCCAGGTGAAGCGGCTTATTGGTGTTGGGGGATGAATATTCCACCATTACTTTTCCTGTATGGATTGATTTTTTGCCGTAAAAAGTATTGCTGTAATGCTGTTGTAAAAATTGATGCCAATAGCCCTCAGCGATGCTAAGGTTTAAGAAACCTTTTATAATATTGAACCCGCTAAATAATTCAGAGTTTTGCTGTACCAATGCATTGCCTAATTCATTGCCCAGGGTATCGGGGCTTTTGCCGGTTTTTTTTAAAAGGCCAAATAACACAATAGTATAATCACCATCAAATTCTTCTTTTGTTTTATTTACCTGGAAGTCGTTTTCGGTTACCGCAGCACCAAAAAGCCCGCAAAGCGTTTTGGCAGCAGCTTTTTGAATGGATTCAACAATGTGCATAAAGCAAAAATAACAATAACCAGCCGATTGAAAAAAATATGTATGATTTACACATTAAATGGTTCAAAAGCAATGATTTTTTAATAATCAGGCAGGTAAATAGCCTTTGTAAATAAGCGTCAGGAGGAGTATGCCTAAAATAATACGGTAAATGCCCCAAACCTTAAAGCCGTGTTTTTGCAAAAAACCAATAAAAAATTTAATGGCAAGGAGCGCAACTATAAAGGCTACAATATTACCTATAGCCAGCAATTGCAGCTCATTGCTGCTAAACCCGCCATTTTGTCGGTAATATTTAAATAATTTATAGCCAGATGCAGCCAGCATGGTAGGCACGGCTAAAAAAAATGAAAATTCTGCAGCTGCATAACGTGTTAATTTTTGCTGCATTCCGCCAATTATGGAAGCTGCGCTGCGACTTACCCCGGGAACCATGGCCAGGCATTGCCAGCAACCTATGATAAAGGCTTTGATAAAGGAAATTTCTTTTTCGTTGTGGATTTCATTTTGGGTAAAAACTTTATCAATAAAAATTAAAACAATACCGCCAAGCAATAAGGCTATTGCTACGGTAGTGCTGCTATTCAGCAGGGCATCAATTTTTTTAGAAAACAAAAGGCCCAGTACCATAGCTGGTATTACGCCTATGGCAAGCTTTAAGTAAAAGTTGATATTTTTAAAATCGAAGAATTTTTTGCGGTAAAGTACCAAAA contains:
- a CDS encoding RNA polymerase sigma-70 factor, with product MTSGCPISEDEILNLLPLIAMQDEGAFRKLYMHYYTKLFQFSHSICKNKQWAEEVTEDVFIKIWRNHKNAPQIQNLKVYLYTAIKNTTLNYIAQQARRNITEPFGDIDIELTENPADSIIEKETFKKIYQAIETLPPRCKIVFKLIREDGLKYKEVAAILNISPKTVEAQMALAIKRIFLFMKDDFLKKPDLKLFYKKVKSN
- the pyk gene encoding pyruvate kinase produces the protein MNTTDKNISKYLYQEMDKEAGIAHAQKRTKIVATVGPACDTYEKLLELVKAGVNVFRLNFSHGTNDDKKTIIKYITRINNEEPYNIGILGDLQGPKVRVGELHDASIHLETGDKLIFTTEKQVGTKDKIYISYPNLTKDVIVGERIFLDDGKMEIKVEEILNEKEISVSVILGGTLLPKKGVNFPDSTLSLPSLTEKDLADLEFIIEQKINWVALSFVRKEEDILDLKQRIKQKSSKLKVIAKIEMPEAVKNIRNIILASDAIMIARGDLGVEIPIEQVPIVQKDIIRKCIRRAKPVIVATQMMESMIDRTKPNRSEVTDVANAVLEGTDAVMLSGETATGAYPKLVVETMTRIIQYVESTLYHYNREDLLAPQPHSPSFISDAICYNACKLAQDAKADALIGMTQSGYTGFMLSSYRPKSPLFIFSKERTLINQLSLSWGVRGLFYNEEVSIDDIIFDQINILKERGYLKKGDIVVNTGSIPVKLHLNTNTIKITMVD
- the pfkA gene encoding 6-phosphofructokinase encodes the protein MAEKKVTRIGVMCSGGDSPGMNAGIRAVVRTALYHGIEVFGIVRGYSGMIEDDIHQMQSRSVANIIQIGGTILKTARSKEFFTKEGRQKAYNNLKKRGINGLVILGGDGSFRGAQTFSNEFDIPCIGLPGTIDKDIAGTDFTIGFDTAVNTAVQAIDKIRDTAESHDRLFIIEVMGRDAGYIALHSGIATGAENILIPEKKTDIDNLIASLQEKEKRKKLVNLIIVAEGEKGGADYIDKIIKEKIPGLDTRVCILGHIQRGGSPTCFDRLIASRMGYHAVECLMEGRFNVFVGIVNNRINYIPLNEAVKKKQRINEEWMKIVKILSS
- a CDS encoding arginine--tRNA ligase; the encoded protein is MHIVESIQKAAAKTLCGLFGAAVTENDFQVNKTKEEFDGDYTIVLFGLLKKTGKSPDTLGNELGNALVQQNSELFSGFNIIKGFLNLSIAEGYWHQFLQQHYSNTFYGKKSIHTGKVMVEYSSPNTNKPLHLGHLRNNFLGWSIAEILKYNGYQVIKTSIANDRGIHICKSMVAWQLYANGSTPESTNTKGDHFVGDYYVLFGTEHNKQAKELADSGMSKDEAEKNTALIKAAQQMLIDWEAGKADVIALWEMMNSWVYKGFDETYKTIGSDFDKMYYESDTYILGKQLVQMGLQKNVFYKKEDGSVWIDLTADGLDEKIVQRKDGTAVYITQDIGLALEKHKQYQCNKSIYVVGDEQNYHFKVLKLICEKLQIPAAEGIYHLSYGMVELPSGRMKTREGTVVDADEIVTEMQAEAAQKTNELGKVKDFSAEELQTLYLTIGLGALKFFLLRVDPKKKMLFNPAESIDFHGFTGPFIQYNFARIQSVLRKNEAPKIEITRGFFLPLEKELVVLLEQYPSVLTAAANEYNPSAIAVYAYQLAKTFSSFFAGHSIAHAETDEKKQLRLRLAMLTANVLQSALHLLGIKVPERM
- a CDS encoding undecaprenyl-diphosphate phosphatase, which translates into the protein MNIIESIIIAIVEGITEYIPISSTGHMIITEKLLGVEETDFVKVFTVAIQLGAILSVLVLYRKKFFDFKNINFYLKLAIGVIPAMVLGLLFSKKIDALLNSSTTVAIALLLGGIVLIFIDKVFTQNEIHNEKEISFIKAFIIGCWQCLAMVPGVSRSAASIIGGMQQKLTRYAAAEFSFFLAVPTMLAASGYKLFKYYRQNGGFSSNELQLLAIGNIVAFIVALLAIKFFIGFLQKHGFKVWGIYRIILGILLLTLIYKGYLPA